The genomic segment aaTGTTTGAAATTCTCAACCCATACAATTTTAATGATAATTTCCTTTACTGAATTGTTATTCTGAAATACAATTAATTTTTATGGAAAAGAGACATCTGTGCATGGTTATAATTAATCTGTGAGGAATGCAATGCGGTAATTAATTAACGTATACATAAAAATTAATCTGAGACGGTTTCATTGATGAATTTTTTTAGAGATATATTCTATTTGGTCatctattaaaaaaattagtttttatgttgaaaatattatttttattataaatttagaCAAAATCAACGTGTCTCAAAAATTAAGATATATAAAATCGTCTAACAAAAAACCTACTCATTAATATATTAACTAGGCTAAATCTTGGGAGCATGCATGTAAATGGCAACTTCTCATACATGAAGGtttagtttggtacacatgatatgataaacatgtgatatacaATATATgataagttaatgataaataagatgtacgatattatatttaatgtttggtatgattttaataagagtgattaaatttatatattagattgtaatgacaaaattaaccttatcataataaattttataatttcaaagttgttgcttgattTCGTATTTCTTATCTGTTCATGCGTCGacagtgcttgcatgatttatttatttatttttttacttaattttatatattatataatatgataattgagcccttaattttgtgagtcaagtcaaatataaatttttaaggttaatcgagtgatactaatacTTTTATTGCGATTTATACagatcatttatataattatctcgagtccatttatataattatcatattatataatatataaaaataaattaaaatatttatttgattttaatttttacttacAAGTGAAATGAGAGAACAATATGGTTTATGATTTCTATATATTGAAgacaattaagtcatttgtggtgtttttatcattagattaaaattatcacatctcataaaagagatattttatctatatataaaattatttatcacgaacccatgatattatcataaattttctaaaaaaatatcaaacgtgagataaaaaaaattatttatcaatctctcTTTATCTTGTTTATCAAAATTATAACGAGGTATATGAGGCGTGGAAGGTCACTATCAGCAAGATGGCCCCTTGCGCAAATCTTgttcataattaaatatcctggaATTAATACACTGTTTTAATAATTGATCTATCCTTTCATGACATATTGACAAATAAATTATACGTTCGTTATCAATCATCTCTTTCTATCATTTTGTCAGTTCACAAATCCATTGTTCCTTCGACTCGAAATCGTACCGCAAAAGAAAACCCAAAATTTACCGACTGAattaaatgatatatgatagttGATGAATTAAAAAACAACGTATGTTTATATTTGACGggtataaaaaacaaaaatttgtgtgaaacagtctcacgagtcgtattttgtgagatgtatGACAGCAACATTATTTACTCGCAACATTTAAGGTCCCTCGATTGGCGCGGATGCCCCATTTTTTTATTAACTTATAAATTTACTGTTTCTATTTCCCGTTATTCATGAACGTGCACATTGAtttgttatatatttttttaagattttatatcATAGATTTTTATTATTGTATACTTTTTTTTGCCTGAAATTAAAGAAGCTGAGACTGCATTAATGGCCTTTATTGGTGATTAAAAATAAGGGGGAAATGAATTTTGCTCCATAAATTTGACTAATTCAGAATTTTGGTCCATTGAGTTATAAAAGATTAGTTTTggtacacaatttttttttattttcgattACTTTGGTCCAATTGTTTATATGACATCTAACATTTGAGCAATTTTCGATGTCATGTTATCATTTTCATGTGTCACACAAGTATTTTCTAGTGTCACGTAAGTATTTCTCGATGTCAATTAGTAATTAGACCAAAATAatctaaaaattaaaaattagaatACCAATAAAACTTTGAAAAAGTTGATGGAAAGAAACAAAACTATTTTCTCTAAAAATAAAGATTAAATAAACCATGCGAGAAAGATGGCCAATAGAATATTTTTTGTGGCTAAATTTTGATGAAGTGATaacaaaaagaaaataaaagaaaaaggcATGATAAGTAACAAAGCGTGTGCCTAAACTAAAGTTCAATTTACCAGATTCTTGCTACATTACCATCGAACATGCCATGTGGAGTTGCTCAACTTTAGATATTaccatatacatatatatatatatacaagtcAATTTATAGCATTTCACTCTTAAATTTCCAAcgaaatattaatatataaagcATTTCTGTCCCCCCATTGATTCTTGCTTTACACCACACTTGGTTCTTGTTCACTATGGAGAATTCTCAATCACTAACAGCAACTGAAAGTTTTTCATACAGTTGGTTAATAGACAGAAAATCATCTTCTATCGACGAGTTGCTCGGAAACTTTACGCCTCGAGTAGTCGAAAGATCAGGCGAAAAAGAGGAGAATTTCAACTTTGATGTTCCTGTCACAGCGTTTCCTGTGTCCCTTGTTCATGCCGATGAAATTTTCTCAGATGGGCACATCATGCCTTTGTTTGTCGACAGATCAAAACCAGAAGCGTTCAATAAGACGTCGCTTTCTACCCCTCCCTCGCCTCTTTCATCTTCAAGAAGTGCTCCATTTGTAGATGACAGGAACCTGCAGTATTACATGCTGGGAAAATGGAGGAAATCATCTAAAACGATCTTACAAAATTGTTTCCGGTTTATGAAGCCGCTGTGCAAAACGATAGGCTGCTCGAGGAAAAGCAGTAGAGTGGATGATCTTGAAAGAAAAGTGAGTGAAATTCAAAGGCGTGGGGATTCACTTGAGTCGTCACCTAGACCAAGTTCGGCTTATTCGGTTGTTGAATGGGATGATCTCAAGAAAATTGGCAAGAAAGTTGATCTTTATTATGGGCTTAAAAGAGTCAAGAGTTTGAGCAGTTCACCGCAATGTTCACCTCGTTTAAGTCCATCGAATTCAAGTAATGTTCTCAGCATGTGTGATGTTGAGAGCTCAATCCATGAAGCAATTCTATACTGTAAAAGATCAATAGGTAATAAATCCTACCTATTTTAGCATATTATTCATATGCTTTCACTTTCTATTTGCAGATTCTTGTCAAGTCTTGATTTATGTGACATTTTTTCTTACTAACATCTCAGAAAAATGAAATGGAACAAGGACAAGAAAGAAGAACGTGAAGGAGAAGAGTGTAAAGAGATTCAAGAAATGCAAGGCAGGAGTTTTTGATAATGCTTTCTGAACCATTCGGCCCTTCTTGTTTAACGTACGGCTCAGTTAACCAGTAACTTTAATCCCACACCTTAAagaaaagagaagaaaatgaaaagaaatcCGTTGTAGAATCTTTCGACTGTTAATATTGGGAGAAAATTGTAATAAGAAAAATGAATAGTTTCTTACTAGATGTTGTAACAGATTAGAATACCTTCGGCTTAGAGGGCCTCGCAAGTTTCTATTCTCTTTTTTGTTACTTTGTGGGAATTGTTTTTCATTTTTCGTGAAGCTCATTCAAAGAAAGTGATATTTGGACCACCAGCTTTGGTTTTGCATGTGATAATTGTTATGGTAAAAGGGATAATAGTTGAAAATCCGGACCTTGCTTCCATGTTGAATCTCATATATGCTTAATCCTCAAAACCTTGATTTCATCCATAAATCTATGCTAACGATAATACACAACTTCAAAAAGAAATCGACAGAAACAGATTTTGTTGGACTAtcgtattaaaatttataatcgTGGTGCCgacaaatttaaattttttatccatAAAACATCCCGAGCACGTCGGTTTGATTGTGTGATAAACAGATACTCACGCTAACGCAGATTCAACAAGACTACCACTCAAGTCTCCTTTATGTAGATTACATATAGAGTGTAAGACTCATATTCAATCAATCATGGTCGCACAAAGAACCGCGTGATGATCATAACTTACTAAAACATAAAATTGGCAGATAATGAATACTTTAGCAAGACAAGATTGGAAACTTGAGACCAAGAATTTCACAAAGAGCTTCTTGCAATTCCCGCTTTGTCCATTTTTCAACATATAGTCATCTTTTTTAGTTTGCAAAGGATTTTCACATCCTATTATTAGCTAGTGAGAACTATGATgaattttacaaaattaatactcttttcTTTGTTTAAGGATTCCCGACTCTCCAAGCAAAAGAAAGACAAGTTGAGTAGAAGATAACTAGAGACAAAGAGGACCATGAGAAAACATGTAACGAGAATAAGCCATAAAAAAACCATCATTTTATGTTTTCATGTGCCATTTTTTGTTTGTCTATCCTTGTTGTACACGGTGTCTATGTTTATCCTTTATTGATGGAACAAAGACAATTATTAGTCACGATTATGTATAATTTGATGATAAAAGCATCTGAAATTAGCCAAGATTGAGGGGACCAACTCTCGAACACGTACTTGCCATCAATAAATGCTCTTCTATCTCTATCTGGACATATTGAAATATATTAGTATGAATGTCAAAAATCTAAACATTTATGAGGCATAACTTGAGTTATTAGGGATGATTGAAAGTTAATATTTGAAGCAGAACAACCGAACAAGAGGTTTTTATTTATTGAACTGATTTCAACAAATTTGGGTTAAATGACTTTGGAGTGAAAACTTAAGACAAACAACTTTTACTTGGCAAGAACAAGGACATTTTATGGCGCAAAGCAGGGACCAGAGACATTGTTATCACAAAGaacaaatcatgtctaaaataGCGAATAGCGACTTTCGACTTTTGCTTCAGAAGCAGAAATGGGGCAATTCTAACTTAGGTGGTCTTTAAATCTTCATGGTTTACGCGTCACAGATGTTCTTGTTCGAGTTTAAGTTCAATGGATTCGAGGCATTTG from the Primulina tabacum isolate GXHZ01 chromosome 8, ASM2559414v2, whole genome shotgun sequence genome contains:
- the LOC142554423 gene encoding putative membrane-associated kinase regulator 6, with the protein product MENSQSLTATESFSYSWLIDRKSSSIDELLGNFTPRVVERSGEKEENFNFDVPVTAFPVSLVHADEIFSDGHIMPLFVDRSKPEAFNKTSLSTPPSPLSSSRSAPFVDDRNLQYYMLGKWRKSSKTILQNCFRFMKPLCKTIGCSRKSSRVDDLERKVSEIQRRGDSLESSPRPSSAYSVVEWDDLKKIGKKVDLYYGLKRVKSLSSSPQCSPRLSPSNSSNVLSMCDVESSIHEAILYCKRSIEK